A single genomic interval of Koleobacter methoxysyntrophicus harbors:
- the hutU gene encoding urocanate hydratase, which produces MSRLIRTPRGREITCKSWMQEAALRMLMNNLDPEVAEKPDELIIYGGAGKVARNWECFYKIVGLLKSLENDETLLIQSGKPVGIFKTHTMAPRVIMSNAMLVPAWATWENFWELEKKELTMYGQATAGSWMYIGSQGILQGAFETFGACARKYFGGSLKGRLVLTAGLGGIGGAQPLAVTMNDGVALIVEVDRKRIERRVNTRYCDVISDNLDGALNMALKAREEGKPLSIGLVGNAAEIYPKILRQGIVPDVVTDQTSAHDLLNGYVPASMSLEEALELRKTDPYKYISLAKESLVTHVRAMLEMQKRGAVVFEYGNNIRRQAYNEGVKDAFNIPGYVPKFIRDLFCEGSGPFRWVALSGDPEDIYRTDEKVLELFPENRHLKRWIKMARKRVAFQGLPARICWLRYGERAEFGLAINEMVKKGEISAPVVIGRDHYDTGSVASPYCETEAMKDGSDAIADWPILNALLNVASGTAWVSVHHGGGVGIGYSIHAGMAVVADGTDEAARRIERVLNNDPASGVIRYANAGYEMAVKTAKERGIKIPML; this is translated from the coding sequence GTGTCGAGATTAATTCGCACCCCAAGAGGCAGGGAAATCACGTGCAAAAGCTGGATGCAGGAGGCGGCCCTGCGGATGCTCATGAACAACCTGGACCCAGAGGTGGCCGAAAAGCCTGACGAGCTTATAATTTACGGAGGTGCGGGGAAAGTTGCCAGGAACTGGGAATGTTTTTATAAAATAGTAGGGTTGCTAAAGAGTCTTGAAAACGATGAAACTCTTCTTATTCAATCAGGCAAACCTGTAGGGATTTTTAAGACTCATACCATGGCTCCCCGTGTAATCATGTCAAATGCAATGCTGGTGCCGGCTTGGGCCACCTGGGAAAATTTCTGGGAGCTGGAAAAAAAGGAACTTACCATGTACGGGCAGGCGACCGCGGGAAGCTGGATGTATATAGGATCCCAAGGTATCCTTCAGGGGGCTTTCGAGACTTTCGGGGCGTGTGCCCGGAAGTACTTCGGCGGGAGTTTGAAAGGCAGGCTGGTTTTGACCGCCGGCCTTGGTGGCATAGGCGGAGCCCAGCCGCTAGCCGTTACAATGAACGATGGCGTGGCTCTGATAGTTGAGGTTGACAGGAAGAGAATAGAAAGAAGAGTAAATACCAGATACTGCGATGTAATTTCAGATAACCTGGACGGGGCTTTGAACATGGCTCTGAAGGCCAGGGAAGAAGGGAAGCCACTGTCCATAGGCCTTGTGGGAAATGCCGCGGAGATTTATCCGAAAATCCTGCGCCAGGGCATTGTACCCGATGTGGTTACCGATCAGACTTCTGCCCATGACCTCTTAAACGGCTACGTGCCGGCTAGCATGAGCCTTGAAGAGGCCCTGGAACTCAGGAAGACGGATCCCTACAAATATATTTCTCTCGCCAAAGAGAGCCTTGTCACCCATGTAAGAGCCATGCTGGAGATGCAAAAGAGGGGAGCCGTAGTATTTGAGTACGGTAACAACATTCGACGGCAGGCGTATAACGAAGGGGTAAAAGACGCCTTCAACATCCCCGGATATGTACCGAAATTTATAAGAGATCTTTTCTGCGAGGGCAGTGGACCTTTCAGATGGGTTGCATTATCCGGTGATCCCGAGGATATTTATAGGACCGACGAGAAGGTTCTGGAACTGTTCCCAGAAAACAGGCACCTGAAGCGATGGATTAAAATGGCAAGAAAACGCGTGGCGTTTCAAGGCCTTCCCGCCCGAATATGCTGGCTGCGCTATGGTGAGAGGGCTGAATTCGGCCTTGCCATAAATGAGATGGTGAAGAAAGGTGAGATTTCTGCGCCCGTTGTTATTGGCAGGGACCATTACGATACCGGTTCTGTGGCATCGCCCTATTGCGAAACCGAGGCAATGAAAGATGGCAGTGATGCCATTGCTGACTGGCCCATTCTCAATGCCCTTTTAAATGTGGCGTCAGGAACTGCATGGGTTTCTGTCCACCACGGCGGCGGCGTTGGAATCGGTTATTCCATTCATGCCGGTATGGCGGTAGTGGCCGACGGTACCGACGAAGCCGCTAGGAGAATCGAACGGGTGCTGAACAACGATCCGGCGAGCGGAGTCATACGCTATGCCAATGCGGGTTATGAAATGGCCGTTAAGACGGCAAAGGAAAGGGGCATAAAAATACCCATGCTATAA
- a CDS encoding formate--tetrahydrofolate ligase: MSGKIPADIEIAQSASMKPIQEIAEDIGLSEEYLDLYGKYKAKISLDVLEDFKDKPDGHLILVTAINPTPAGEGKTTTNVGLSMALNRIGKKAITTLREPSLGPCFGVKGGAAGGGYSQVVPMEDINLHFTGDIHAVTTANNLLAALLDNHLHQGNALGIDPRMVVWKRCLDMNDRALRNVVIGLGGKANGVPREDRFDISVASEIMAILCLATDIEDLKERLTRMIVAYNYEGKPVTAGDLEATGALALLLKDAIKPNLVQTLENTPAIIHGGPFANIAHGCNSVVATKVALKLADYVVTEAGFGADLGAEKFFNIKCRFAGLKPSAAVIVASVRALKNHGGVKKKDLAVENLEALEKGFGNLEKQIENITKFGVPVVVAVNRFPTDTERELRMVEEKCSDLEVKAVLSEVWAKGSEGGTDLAREVVRLAENNEGSRFKFLYDPGESIRDKIEKIAREIYGADGVEFTSKAEKDIKLYEKLGLDSMPVCMAKTQYSLSDNPKLLGRPTGFKITVREIRVSAGAGFLVVLTGDVMTMPGLPKIPAATRMNIDKKGSIEGLF; the protein is encoded by the coding sequence ATGAGCGGAAAAATTCCGGCGGACATAGAAATTGCCCAAAGTGCATCTATGAAGCCAATACAGGAAATAGCGGAGGACATAGGGCTTAGTGAAGAATACCTGGACCTATACGGGAAGTATAAGGCCAAAATTTCTTTAGATGTGCTGGAAGACTTCAAGGATAAGCCCGATGGGCACCTTATACTGGTAACCGCTATAAACCCTACCCCTGCAGGAGAGGGAAAGACCACTACCAATGTGGGGCTAAGCATGGCACTAAACAGGATAGGCAAAAAGGCTATTACGACCCTCAGGGAACCCTCCCTTGGGCCGTGTTTTGGGGTGAAAGGGGGGGCTGCAGGAGGCGGATATTCCCAGGTTGTACCTATGGAGGACATTAACCTTCACTTTACCGGGGATATTCACGCGGTTACTACGGCAAATAATCTTCTTGCAGCACTGCTTGACAACCACCTCCACCAGGGAAATGCCCTCGGCATAGACCCAAGAATGGTAGTATGGAAAAGATGTCTTGACATGAATGACAGGGCTCTTCGTAACGTTGTGATAGGCCTTGGAGGTAAGGCTAACGGGGTACCCAGGGAAGATAGGTTCGATATTTCGGTGGCATCCGAAATAATGGCTATACTGTGCCTTGCTACGGATATTGAGGACCTTAAAGAAAGGCTAACCAGGATGATCGTTGCTTACAATTATGAGGGCAAGCCTGTAACAGCAGGGGATTTAGAGGCTACGGGGGCCCTTGCGTTATTATTAAAAGATGCAATTAAGCCAAACCTGGTGCAGACCCTTGAAAATACACCGGCAATAATCCACGGAGGCCCCTTTGCAAATATTGCCCATGGCTGCAATAGTGTAGTAGCAACAAAAGTTGCTTTGAAACTAGCAGATTATGTTGTGACAGAGGCGGGTTTCGGTGCAGACCTGGGCGCAGAAAAATTCTTCAATATAAAATGCCGCTTTGCAGGTCTCAAGCCCAGTGCTGCAGTAATAGTAGCTTCGGTTAGGGCTCTTAAAAACCACGGTGGCGTTAAGAAGAAAGACCTGGCTGTCGAAAACCTTGAAGCCCTTGAGAAGGGTTTCGGGAATCTTGAAAAGCAAATAGAAAATATAACGAAGTTCGGTGTACCTGTAGTGGTAGCAGTAAACAGATTCCCTACAGATACCGAAAGGGAATTGCGGATGGTTGAGGAAAAATGCAGCGACCTCGAAGTGAAAGCGGTGCTTTCAGAAGTATGGGCAAAAGGCAGCGAAGGCGGAACTGACCTTGCACGGGAGGTAGTGAGGCTGGCAGAGAATAATGAAGGATCACGATTCAAGTTCTTATATGACCCCGGTGAATCTATAAGGGATAAGATTGAAAAAATCGCCAGGGAGATTTACGGAGCAGATGGTGTAGAATTCACTTCTAAAGCAGAGAAGGATATCAAGCTTTATGAGAAACTCGGGCTGGACAGTATGCCTGTGTGTATGGCAAAGACCCAGTATTCACTATCCGATAACCCGAAACTGCTGGGCCGCCCGACAGGTTTTAAGATAACCGTGAGGGAGATAAGGGTATCTGCCGGTGCAGGATTTTTGGTA